In Silene latifolia isolate original U9 population chromosome X, ASM4854445v1, whole genome shotgun sequence, the following proteins share a genomic window:
- the LOC141619385 gene encoding uncharacterized protein LOC141619385, protein MISLEPRLLSLHHRHFRNPSISLSSSLLLHLFSFSPLKHTLSPPSFRAPVLRSPGNSQLNDDVEDNFEGEDEHEEFVEYEGYESEATDENFLVDEDELQAEARVLVQQFSRSLSRELTIEDEVQVSKEAGGKQKCQKFVPKSIHDPLLPRGYSWKAKCA, encoded by the exons ATGATCTCTTTAGAACCACGTCTCCTCTCCCTCCATCATCGCCATTTTCGCaatccttcaatttctctttCTTCCTCTCTCCTACTTCATCTCTTCTCTTTCTCTCCACTAAAACACACTCTCTCTCCTCCCAGTTTTCGCGCCCCGGTCCTTCGTTCTCCAGGAAATTCGCAGCTAAACGACGACGTCGAAGACAATTTTGAAGGCGAAGATGAACACGAAGAGTTTGTGGAGTATGAAGGTTATGAGAGCGAAGCTACTGATGAAAACTTCTTAGTTGATGAAGATGAGCTTCAAGCTGAAGCTAGGGTTTTGGTTCAGCAGTTTTCTAGATCTCTTTCTCGTGAATTGACCATTG AAGATGAGGTGCAGGTTAGCAAAGAAGCAGGAGGAAAACAGAAATGCCAGAAATTTGTTCCTAAAAGT ATACATGATCCTCTTCTTCCAAGGGGCTATAGTTGGAAGGCCAAATGTGCGTAA